Sequence from the Hamadaea flava genome:
CAAGCTGATCTTGATGGAACGCCGGTTTATGCCGTTCCGCGCGTCGCGGCCGTGAGCGCCCCGACGGTCGCGGAGGTTGTGCAGGTGCTGAACGCCACGCCGCTGCTGGGCAGTTCGCCGCAGGCGCTGGACCGGGACGTGCTGGACATCGTGGTCGGTGGCGCGACCGTGCCGACGTTCCTCGACCACGTGGGTGATGGCTGTCTGGTGGTCACTCCGGGTGACCGGTCCGACCTGATCGTCGCGGCCATGGCCGCGCATTTCGCGGGCCTCGCGTCGATCTCCGGGCTGGTGCTGACGCTGGGCATCGAGCCCGACCCGCGGGTGGTCTCGCTGGTCGGGAGGTTCCGGGGCGAGGTTCCGGTGATATCGGTACGCGAGGACAGCTTCGACACCGTCGGCCGGCTCACCGGGCTTGAGGGTGCGTTGACGGCGCAGAATCAGCGGAAGGTGACCGCCGCGATCGGCGCGTTCGAGGCGTCTGTGGACGTTCCCGAGTTGACGGCCCGGCTGGATGTGACCAGGTCCGACGGCGTGACGCCGCTCATGTTCGAGTTCGAGCTGATCGAACGGGCGCGGGAGGATCTGCGCCACGTCGTGCTGCCGGAGGGCACCGAGGAGCGGGTGCTGCGCGCGGCCGAGCAGCTGCTGCGGCGCGGCGTGTGCGAGCTGACGCTGCTCGGCCCGGTCGACGTCATCCGGGAAAAGGCCCGGGACCTGGGGCTGGACCTCCGGCTCGACGACTCCGGGGCGCGCATCGTCGACCCCAACGCGAGCCAGTGGCGCAACGAGTTCGCCGCCACGTACGCCAAACTGCGCGAGCACAAGGGCATGACCGTGGACAAGGCGTGGGACCAGGTCGGCGACGTGAACTACTTCGGCACGCTGATGGTCCAGAGCGGACGTGCCGACGCGATGGTCTCCGGCTGTGTGCATCCGACCGCCGACACGATCCGGCCCGCGTTCGAGATCATCAAGACTGCGGCGGGGGTGTCCATCGCGTCGAGCGTGTTCTTCATGTGCTTGGCGGATCGCGTACTGGTGTACGGGGACTGCGCGATCAATCCGGACCCCAACCCGGAGCAGCTCGCCGACATCGCGATCTCCAGCGCGGCGACGGCTGAGCGGTTCGGGGTCGAGCCCCGGGTCGCGATGTTGTCCTACTCGACCGGGATCAGCGGGTTCGGCGCGGACGTCGACAAGGTCGCGCACGCCACCGAGCTGGTGCGCAAGCGCCGGCCGGACCTGCCGGTGGTCGGCCCGATCCAGTACGACGCGGCGGTCGACCCCAGCGTGGCCGCCACGAAGATGCCGGGCAGCGAGGTCGCCGGGCACGCCACCGTGCTGATCTTCCCGGACCTGAACACGGGCAACAACACGTACAAGGCGGTGCAACGCTCGGCGGGCGCGGTCGCGGTCGGCCCGGTCATGCAGGGCCTGCGCAAGCCGGTCAACGACCTGTCGCGCGGCGCCACCGTCCGCGACATCGTCTCCACGGTCGCGATCACCGCCATCCAGGCGGCCTCGTGACCGGCCGGGTTCTCGTGCTGAACTGCGGGTCGTCGTCCGTGAAATACCGGCTCTTCGACGACGGCGAGACGCTCGCGAAAGGCATCGCGGAGCGCGTCACCGATCACGAGGCGGCGCTGCGCGACATCCTGGCGCAGCTCGACCTCACCGGCCTCGTCGCGGTCGGCCATCGCGTGGTTCACGGTGGTACGCGGTTCTCCGCGCCCAGTCTCGTCGACGACGAGCTGATCTCCGTGGTACGCGACCTGATCCCGTTGGCGCCGTTGCACAATCCGGCGAACCTGACCGGCATCGAAGTCGCCCGCAAGCTGCTGCCGGAGGTGCCGCAGGTGGCCGTCTTCGACACCGCGTTCCACCGGACCATGCCGCCCGCGGCGGCCACGTACGCCCTGGACTACGAGGTCGCCGAGCGCTTCGGCATTCACCGGTACGGGTTCCACGGGACGTCGCACGCGTACGTGTCCCGGCGTACGGGGGAGTTGCTCGGCAAACCCGAGGCGAACGTGATCACCTTGCACCTCGGCAATGGCGCGAGTGCGTGCGCGGTGCGGGCGGGCCGGAGCGTGACGACCTCGATGGGATTCACGCCGTTGCCCGGATTGGTCATGGGCACGCGGTCCGGCGACATCGATCCGGCCGTCGTCTTCCACCTGGTTCGCGTGGGAGGGATGGGTCTCGACGAGGTGGACGAGCTGCTCAATCAGCGATCCGGGTTGAAGGGCCTGAGCGGCGTCAACGACATGCGGGACGTGCTGTCCCGGGTCGCGGCGGGCGACGAACGTGCCCAGCTGGCCTTCGACGTCTACTGCACCCGGATCAAGTCCTATGTCGGCGCGTACTACGCCCAGCTCGGGGCGCTGGACGCGATCACCTTCACCGCCGGAGTCGGTGAGAACGCGCCGGTGGTCCGGGCGGCGTCGCTGGCCGGGCTGGAACGGCTGGGCATCGAGGTCGACCCCGTACGCAACGCGGCCGGGGAGACGGTCATCTCGCCGGACGGGGCGGACATCGCCGTCCTCGTCGTCCCGACCGAGGAGGAGCTGGAGATCGCCACGCAGACCCTCGCGGCGGTCAGCTGACGGTCAGGTGCCGTCCTCGGAGCCTTGGGCGAATTCGGCCGCTTCGAGCGCGCCCCCTTCGGTGTCTTCGAGTGCCCGTTCCAGCGCTCGATAGATCTTGCCGAACCGGTGGGTGTCGGCGATCCGGATCAGGCGGCGCTCCACGCCGTCGATCACCGCACAGATCTCGTGCACCTGATGGCCCTGGTCGACGCTGTGATCGACGCGGTGCAGAGCCATCTCCAGCAGCGGGCCGGCGAAGCCGATCAGCGCCACCACGCCGGCCAACGGCAGCAGGACGCGCCCGGCGCCGGCCGCCTGGCCCACGACCCCGGCGAACACGTAGAGCACGCCGATCAGGGCGAGCAGCGCGCCGACGATCAGTGCGAAACCGATCACGCCGCGCTGGGTCCGGCGAAGGCGTACGGCGGGCTCGGCCACACCTTCGCGATGCCAGACGTATTGCAGTCGCGCCAGGGGGATCCGGGATTCGCCGACGTGCAGCGCCTCGGAGGTGACCTGGACGTGCCGATCTCGATAGTAAACGATCAAGATTGACCCCCATCAACGTGGAACCATCCTCGCACGCCAAGCCCGTCCGCGCCCCATATGCTCGGCTCGAACGGGCGACCCGAGAATGACAAGGTGCCCGCCACGGTCCTAGCGGCTGACGCCGCTGCGAGCCGGGCGGCCAGCAGGAGTGGGTGACACAACATGGGCGAACTGGTACGCCTGGAGATCAACGACGGCATCGGCACGATCCGGCTGGAGCGGCCGCCGATGAACGCGTTGAACATCCAGGTCCAGGAGGAGCTGCGGGCGGTCGCCGCGCAGATCACGGCGGACGACTCGGTCCGGGCGGCGGTGATCTACGGCGGCGAGAAGGTGTTCGCGGCCGGCGCGGACATCAAGGAGATGGCCGACATGTCGTACGTCGACATGGCGAAGCGAGCGGGCGCGTTGAGCAGCGCCTTCGACGCCATCGCGCGGATCCCGAAGCCCGTGGTCGCCGCGATCACCGGGTACGCCCTCGGCGGTGGCTGCGAACTGGCGCTGGCCGCCGACTGGCGGGTCGTCGCCGAGGACGCCAAGCTCGGCCAGCCCGAGATCAAGCTGGGCATCATCCCCGGCGCGGGCGGTACGCAGCGCCTGTCCCGGTTGATCGGCCCGGCGAAGGCCAAGGACATCATCTTCACCGGCCGGATGGTGGACGCCGCGGAGGCGCTCGCCATCGGGCTGGCGGACCGGGTCGTCCCGGCCGACAAGGTCTACGACGAGGCGATCAACCTCGTCCGGGCGTATGTGGGCGGCCCCGCGCAGGCCATCGCGGCGGCGAAGGCGGCGATCGACGGCGGCCTCGACCGGGATCTGGCCGGCGGGCTCGCCTGGGAGTCGCAGCTGTTCGCGGCGCTCTTCGCGACCGACGACAAGCGCGAGGGCATGGCCGCGTTCGTCGGCAAGCGCCCGGCGGAGTTCACCGGCCGCTGACGCGCGAGACGTCCGGGAGGCCGCGTCATCCCCCATGACGCGGCCTCCGGCTCAACGGTGCGGCCCCGGCTCAACGGTGCGGCCCGGCTCAACGGTGCGGCCCGGCTCAACGGTGCGGCCCGGCTCAACGGCGTAGCCCAGTGGAACAGTCACGCCCAGGCCGAAGGGGCGACCGACAGAGGTTAAGGCGCTACCCGCCAGACGAGCACGTCGTCCACGGTCTCGGCCGGTCGCCCGACGAGCGCCGTCATAGCTGCTGACAACTGGGCGGCGTACTTCCAGTCGCGGGGCAGCATGACGACGCCGACCCGCCAGTTCCGAAGCGACGCGGCGAACGCCCGTCGGTCCGCGGGGCCGAAGGCCGCTGCCTTGCCCGTACGCGCGACGGTCGCGAGCCGCCAGACTTGCGGGGTCAGCTCGCTGGCGAACGTGGCGCGCCGGTCGGCCGAGTGTGGACGCGGTGCGACGAAGTAGCCACGGGTGATCGCGTACGCCAGGCCGTGCGCGGCGGACCAGCGCATCATGGCGATGTCTCCGGGTCGGGAGGTGTCGGCCAGCATGATCGATTGGCCGTCGCCGAGGTATTCGCGGTAGTCCGCACTGGCCAGGAAGCGTGGCGCGGTCGGGAACGGCTTGGTCTTCAGGGGAGCTGGAACCAACGGGAGAATCGCGCCGAGCAGCGCGGCGACAGCCACCCAGCGAAGCCCTTGTGGGCGTAGCCGGAGGAGCCGGTCCAGGCTTACCGCGAGGAGTACGCCGACGGCCGCGGTGACGACGAGGCCGAGCCGGGCCGGCACGACCGAGTTGAGCAGCGGCAGGTCGACCAGGTAGCGCCATGGTCCCGGGAAGGGCGCCGGTCGGCCGTGGATCTTCGGGGTGGCGCCCCAGGAGAGGACGGCGAAGACCACCGCGACGGTGACGCTGAGCCGGACGGCCAACGAGCGCCACTGCCACGCGGCCAGCATCGCGAGCACCACCAACAGCGGCCAGCCGAAGAAGGCGTTGGCTTCGCTGGGGTTGATCGCGAGCCGCTCCGCCGAGGGCGTCGTGAGGAAAAGCGTCCGTGCCGGAAACGAGGCGTACGCCGCGACGTCGATCGCGAATCCGGTGTTCACGATCTCGGGCAGGCCGTGATAGCTCTGCGGGCCGGCGAACTGGAAGTGGATCGGGTACGCGAGGACCACCGAGCTGACGGCCGCCGCCGTCCCGAGTCCCTTGAGGTAGGCCGCCCAGTTCCCGAGGATCGCCCGGGGCCGGCTGACCAGCACCACCGGTACGCACACCAGCAGCGTCAGCGCGCTGAGGAACAGGATCTCCTCGTTGAGGAAGAACTGCAGGACGATCAGCAGCGCCAGGATTCCGCCGCCCGTGCGTGCGCTCTGCTTCGGGAGCCGGACGACCTGCCAGAGGATCAGCGGGACGAGGAACTGGGCGACGAGGTTCGGATGGCCTTGTGCCTGCGAGGCGATCCCCGGCGCGAATCCGGCGAAGGCGGCGGCGATGGCGGCTGCGGCCCGACTGCCGACCAGGTGTCGCGAGAGGACGAAGTACCAGCTGGTGGCGGTGCCCGCGAGGGCGAGGATCAGGAAGACGGCGAAGCCGGCCGACGGGCCGGCCGCCAGTGTCAGCGGAGCCAACGGCACCGCGATCGTCAGCACCGAGGTGTTCGCCATCAGGTTCACGCCGTAGGGCGTGTTGATCTCTGATCCGAAAAGCGGCGACTCGCCGTGCTTGAGGGCGTCGGCGGCATGGGCCAGAACCCATTCGAAAAAGACATGATCATCCGGGTTGGCCGCGATGGCCGCATGCGCCGGATCACCCAGAATCCGCATTCCCATCGCGATTGCCGCCCCGAGAAAGACGATTGTCACTGCAATGTCGAGCCGGCCTGATCGATTGAGTCTTCGGCGCTCACGGCCACCATCGAGCGACTCCGCAATGGACACGGGTGGTTCGGGCAACACCGTCGACGACACGTCAACCTCCTCCGAGATTCGTTGGGCTTAACGTCGGAAGGAGACAACGGGGACTGTGTCCTTGATATACGTTCCCCGGCAGTCGACGGGGATTCTCATGCTTTGCCGGTGGCAGCTCAAGGAAAGTTGACACTCGAGGAAAGCCGACGCTCGAGGAAGGGCCGATGGCCACGGTGAGACCCGGTTCCACCCTCCCTTCGCCACAAGCCCCGAGCGCGACCGTCCACCCCTCCGTCCCGCCACGCCGACGTCCGGTAGACCTGCCCTGGGCTGCGCCGACGCTGCTGATGGCGGTGCTGGCCGCCTGGTATCTCGGCCGCCCGGCGCTCTGGGCCGACGAACTCGCCTCGGTCAACGCCGCGGTGCTGTCCTGGGGCGGGCTCCGGGAGCTGCTGAACGAGACCGATCTCGTGCTGGCGCCCTATTACGCGTTCCTGCACGTCTGGACGGCGATCGCCGGGACCTCCGAGGTCGCCGTCCGGCTGCCGTCCGCGGTGGCCGCCGTCGGCACGGTCGGCGTCACCGCGACCATCGGGGCTCGGCTCTGGGGCAATCGGGCCGGCGTACTGGCCGGACTCGTGCTGGCGGTGCTGCCCGTGTTCTCCCGTTTCGCTCAGGAGGCCCGGGGCTATTCACTGGCGATCTTCGGATTCGCGTTGGCGACGCTGCTATTGCTGCGCTGGGTCGAGCGACCGGGCCCGGCCCGGCTCGCGGCGTACGCGGTCGCCCTCGGCGTCGCCGTCCTGCTGCTGCCGTTCGGCGCGATGATCCTCGCCGCCCACGCCGTGCTCGCCTGGCCGGCGTACGCACGGTGGACTTGGCTGGTCAGTGCGGGTGCCGCCGTCCTTCCCGGCGTCGCACTGTTCACCGTCGCCGCGTCGACCCAGCGCGCGCAGATCTCCTGGATCCCGCTGCTCGGCTGGGCGGGCAAGAACGGCGTGGTGGAACGGGCGTTGACCGTCGCCGGGCCGATCGCCGTGACCGCGACGCTGGTCATCCTCGGGCTGCTCGGCGTACGCCGGGAGCGGCGGGTGCTGGCGATGGCGTGCTGGGGACTGCTCCCGATCGGTCTCCTGCTCGCGGCGGGGATGGTTGCCCCGATCTGGGTCTCCCGCTATGTCGCCTTCACCCTGCCGGGGCTCGCCCTGCTCGCCGCGTACGGGCTGAGCCGGTTGTCCGTACGCCAGGCGACGGCGGTCGTGGCGTTGCTGGCGGTCTTCGGCGCGGCCAACAACGTGATCATCCGGCGACCGGACGGGCACACCCAGGCCGGCCGCCGGATCGCCGAGATCATCGGTCCCCGGCTCCGGCTGGACGACGTGGCGGTCTACGGCGACAACCATCCGTCGATCCCGTGGTCGCCGCGCGACATCGTCGCCCGGTACCTGCCCGCCGGCCAGACGCCGCGCGACGCGCTGATGGTGAGTCCGCAGCGGACTGGCGGGCACCTCCTCGCGGTGGAGTGTGCCGACGTCGCCGGCTGTGTGGGCGCCGCGCCGCGCATCTGGGTCATCCGCGCGGACGATCCCAGCGATCCGCGCGACGGCCTGGACGGCGGCAAGACCCCGTTTCTCCTGGCCACCTACACCGTCGGCGAGGTCTGGCGGTACCCCTTGCTCACCGTCGCGCTGCTCGACCGCAAAGTAGGCGGCCGTGGACGCGAAACAAAGGCGAGAGTCCTTCACATTTCTGGAGAGCGTGGGTAGGCTGCGCCAATGACCGAGACCATCGAGGGCCACGGCGGCGCGCTCGCGCTGGCCGCGCTGCGACAGGCGGGCGTCCGGGAGTTGTTCACCCTCTCCGGCGGGCACATCTTCCCGTTCTACGATGCGGCGGTGCAGGCCGGCTTTCCGCTGTACGACGTGCGGCACGAGCAGACCGCGGTGTTCGCGGCCGAGGCGGTCGCCAAGCTGACCCGCCGGCCGGGCGTCGCCGCGCTCACCGCCGGCCCCGGCGTCACCAACGGCATCTCCGGGCTGACCAGCGCGTACTTCAACGCCGTGCCGGTGCTCGTGCTCGGTGGCCGGGCGCCGCAGTTCCGCTGGGGCTCGGGCAGCCTGCAGGAGATCGACCACATCCCGCTGGTCGCGCCGGTCACCAAGGTCGCGAAGACGGTCACCGATCCGGCGGAGATCGCCCGGGACGTCAAGCTTGCGCTGGAGGCGAGCCTCACCGCCCACAGGGGACCGTCGTTCCTGGACTTCCCGCTGGAGGTCGTGTTCAGCACCGGCGAAGCCGTCGTCGAGGCCCCCGAGGTCGCGGTGATCGAACCCGATCCCGACGATGTGGAGAAGGCGGCCCAGCTGCTCCGGAACGCCCAGCGACCGGTCATCGTCGCCGGGTCGGACGTCTACGCCGGGGACGCCGTCGAGGCGTTGCGAGCGGCGGCCGAGGCGTTGGGCGTACCAGTCTTCACCAATGGCATGGGCCGCGGCGCCTTGCCGCCGGAACACCCGCTGGCCTTCGCGAAGTCCCGGCGCGCGGCCTTGGACCGCGCGGACGTGGTGGCGGTGGTCGGCACGCCGCTGGACTTCCGGCTCGGCTTCGGCGACTTCGGGTCCGCGCAGGTCGTCCACATCGTCGACGCGCCGGCCCAGCGGGCCCAGCACGTCTCCGTGGCGGTCTCGCCCGCGGGCGACCTCCGGCTGATCCTCACCGCGTTCGCCCAAGGGGTACGCGCGACGCACGCGGACTGGGTCGGCGAGTTGCGAGCGGTGGAGACCGCGGCGGCCGAGAAGCACGCGGCGGAGATGGCGGCCGAGACCGAGCTGATCAAGCCCGCGCGCGTCTACGGCGAGCTGCGCAAGGTGCTGGCGCGCGACGCCATCACCATCGGCGACGGCGGCGACTTCGTCTCCTACGCGGGCCGCTACCTGGAGCCCGCGCAGCCCGGGACGTGGCTGGACCCCGGACCCTACGGGTGCCTGGGCACCGGCATGGGCTACGCGATGGGCGCCCGGGTGACCCACCCGGATCGGCAGATCTGCGTCCTGATGGGCGACGGCGCGTCCGGATTCTCGCTGATGGACGCCGAATCCCTGGTACGCCAGCAGCTGCCGGTCGTCATCGTGGTCGGCAACAACGGCATCTGGGGCCTGGAGAAGCACCCGATGCGGGCGGTCTACGGCTACGACGTGGCCGCCGACCTGCAGCCCGGGCTGCGGTACGACACGGTCGTCGAGGCGCTCGGCGGCGCGGGCGAAACGGTGTCCGACGCGGCCCAGCTCGGTCCGGCGCTGGGGCGCGCGTTCGACGCCGGAGTGCCCTACCTGGTGAATGTGCTGACCGACCCGGCGGACGCCTACCCCCGCTCCGCCAACCTCGCCTAGTTCTCCGGCCGGAAGCACCGGTCGGGCAGAATGGGCCGGTGGAGATCTCGCTGCTGGGGCCGTTGGAGGCGCGGGCCGACGACGGCACGCGTCTCGACCTCGGCGGCGTACGCCTGCGCCGGTTGCTGATCCGGCTCGCGCTCGATCCCGGCCGGGCTGTGAGCGCGGCCGGGTTGGTCGACGCGGTGTGGGCCGAGGACGTCCCGGCCAATGCCGCCA
This genomic interval carries:
- the pta gene encoding phosphate acetyltransferase, yielding MIYVARSVYVTGLDAGGGKSAIALGVAELLSRRVRRIGVFRPFTRKDDDPIVALLRDHYGMPPAAAATGVRYDEAALMLARGQVDAMVGLILERFHEVERGCDAVVIVGTDFGAPDGGEGEPTFPDELGMNLRLARELGAPLLPVVDGDGRSAADLDTAIRGARQAVAGHSVVAIVANRVAPELRSGVQADLDGTPVYAVPRVAAVSAPTVAEVVQVLNATPLLGSSPQALDRDVLDIVVGGATVPTFLDHVGDGCLVVTPGDRSDLIVAAMAAHFAGLASISGLVLTLGIEPDPRVVSLVGRFRGEVPVISVREDSFDTVGRLTGLEGALTAQNQRKVTAAIGAFEASVDVPELTARLDVTRSDGVTPLMFEFELIERAREDLRHVVLPEGTEERVLRAAEQLLRRGVCELTLLGPVDVIREKARDLGLDLRLDDSGARIVDPNASQWRNEFAATYAKLREHKGMTVDKAWDQVGDVNYFGTLMVQSGRADAMVSGCVHPTADTIRPAFEIIKTAAGVSIASSVFFMCLADRVLVYGDCAINPDPNPEQLADIAISSAATAERFGVEPRVAMLSYSTGISGFGADVDKVAHATELVRKRRPDLPVVGPIQYDAAVDPSVAATKMPGSEVAGHATVLIFPDLNTGNNTYKAVQRSAGAVAVGPVMQGLRKPVNDLSRGATVRDIVSTVAITAIQAAS
- a CDS encoding acetate/propionate family kinase — its product is MTGRVLVLNCGSSSVKYRLFDDGETLAKGIAERVTDHEAALRDILAQLDLTGLVAVGHRVVHGGTRFSAPSLVDDELISVVRDLIPLAPLHNPANLTGIEVARKLLPEVPQVAVFDTAFHRTMPPAAATYALDYEVAERFGIHRYGFHGTSHAYVSRRTGELLGKPEANVITLHLGNGASACAVRAGRSVTTSMGFTPLPGLVMGTRSGDIDPAVVFHLVRVGGMGLDEVDELLNQRSGLKGLSGVNDMRDVLSRVAAGDERAQLAFDVYCTRIKSYVGAYYAQLGALDAITFTAGVGENAPVVRAASLAGLERLGIEVDPVRNAAGETVISPDGADIAVLVVPTEEELEIATQTLAAVS
- a CDS encoding DUF6232 family protein; protein product: MIVYYRDRHVQVTSEALHVGESRIPLARLQYVWHREGVAEPAVRLRRTQRGVIGFALIVGALLALIGVLYVFAGVVGQAAGAGRVLLPLAGVVALIGFAGPLLEMALHRVDHSVDQGHQVHEICAVIDGVERRLIRIADTHRFGKIYRALERALEDTEGGALEAAEFAQGSEDGT
- a CDS encoding enoyl-CoA hydratase-related protein, which translates into the protein MGELVRLEINDGIGTIRLERPPMNALNIQVQEELRAVAAQITADDSVRAAVIYGGEKVFAAGADIKEMADMSYVDMAKRAGALSSAFDAIARIPKPVVAAITGYALGGGCELALAADWRVVAEDAKLGQPEIKLGIIPGAGGTQRLSRLIGPAKAKDIIFTGRMVDAAEALAIGLADRVVPADKVYDEAINLVRAYVGGPAQAIAAAKAAIDGGLDRDLAGGLAWESQLFAALFATDDKREGMAAFVGKRPAEFTGR
- a CDS encoding glycosyltransferase family 39 protein; translated protein: MATVRPGSTLPSPQAPSATVHPSVPPRRRPVDLPWAAPTLLMAVLAAWYLGRPALWADELASVNAAVLSWGGLRELLNETDLVLAPYYAFLHVWTAIAGTSEVAVRLPSAVAAVGTVGVTATIGARLWGNRAGVLAGLVLAVLPVFSRFAQEARGYSLAIFGFALATLLLLRWVERPGPARLAAYAVALGVAVLLLPFGAMILAAHAVLAWPAYARWTWLVSAGAAVLPGVALFTVAASTQRAQISWIPLLGWAGKNGVVERALTVAGPIAVTATLVILGLLGVRRERRVLAMACWGLLPIGLLLAAGMVAPIWVSRYVAFTLPGLALLAAYGLSRLSVRQATAVVALLAVFGAANNVIIRRPDGHTQAGRRIAEIIGPRLRLDDVAVYGDNHPSIPWSPRDIVARYLPAGQTPRDALMVSPQRTGGHLLAVECADVAGCVGAAPRIWVIRADDPSDPRDGLDGGKTPFLLATYTVGEVWRYPLLTVALLDRKVGGRGRETKARVLHISGERG
- a CDS encoding acetolactate synthase gives rise to the protein MTETIEGHGGALALAALRQAGVRELFTLSGGHIFPFYDAAVQAGFPLYDVRHEQTAVFAAEAVAKLTRRPGVAALTAGPGVTNGISGLTSAYFNAVPVLVLGGRAPQFRWGSGSLQEIDHIPLVAPVTKVAKTVTDPAEIARDVKLALEASLTAHRGPSFLDFPLEVVFSTGEAVVEAPEVAVIEPDPDDVEKAAQLLRNAQRPVIVAGSDVYAGDAVEALRAAAEALGVPVFTNGMGRGALPPEHPLAFAKSRRAALDRADVVAVVGTPLDFRLGFGDFGSAQVVHIVDAPAQRAQHVSVAVSPAGDLRLILTAFAQGVRATHADWVGELRAVETAAAEKHAAEMAAETELIKPARVYGELRKVLARDAITIGDGGDFVSYAGRYLEPAQPGTWLDPGPYGCLGTGMGYAMGARVTHPDRQICVLMGDGASGFSLMDAESLVRQQLPVVIVVGNNGIWGLEKHPMRAVYGYDVAADLQPGLRYDTVVEALGGAGETVSDAAQLGPALGRAFDAGVPYLVNVLTDPADAYPRSANLA